gcaTATGAAAGGTCACACAGAACACATACATGTTGCTTTTTGGTTTTCAGTTGGCATTTACTTTGTTTTCTCACCCTTGAACTgacaattttatttacaatgtTCATTTTAGATACTATGGAAGTGATAAAGGACAGTCAAGATGAGCTGAAAGAAGTTGACAAGAAACATCAACGTTTAAAAACAAAGCAGAAAGTTTCACATAAAAAAACAGGAGCCAAAATGTCTTTCAGTTGCACCGAGTGTGAAAAGAGATTCTCAAAAGCTGGACACCTTGCAGATCACATGAAAACCCACGCTGAGAAGAAGACTTTTACATGCCGTCTGTGTGGGAAGGGCTTCGCCATTAAAAAAGTCCTTGAAAGACACATGAAAATTCACAGcggagagaaacctttcacatgCCATCaatgtgaaaagagttttacaGAGAAAGGTAACCTTAAGAGACACATGAGAAcgcacactggagagaaacctttcacGTGCCAACAGTGCGGGAAGAGCTTCACCAATAAATCAAGCCAAATGATGCACATGAcaattcacaccggagagaaaccttttACGTGTcatcaatgtggaaagagtttcacacGAGAAGTGAACCTTAAGGTACACGTGAAAATTCACCGTGGAGATATTTTCACATGCcatcagtgtgaaaagagtttctcAAGTGAACGTTACTTTAAGacacacatgagaattcacactggagagaaacttcCCTCATGCCATCAGTGTGGAAAGAATTTCGCAGATGAACGTTACCTTAAGATACACGTGAGAACTCACACTGTAGAGACACCTTTCGTATGCCACCATTGCGGAAAGTGCTGTATATCGGAAAGTATCCTTAGGGTTCACATGAGAATTCATTCTGCCGAGAAACCTTTTTCATGCaatcagtgtgaaaagagttttaaaTGTAAGAGTAGCCTTGAGACGCACATTAAAactcatactggagagaaaccttttgCATGCCTTCAGTGTGGAAATAGCTTCGCAGACAAAGGCAACCTTAATAAACACATGAGAATCCACACCGGAGAGAAGCCTTTCAAATGCCATCAGTGTGAAAAAAGCTTTTCAGACAAAGGCCGCCTTACCAGACACTTACAGGtgcacactggagaaaaacatTTCACGTGCCGTCAGTGCGGGAAGGGTTTCAGGGATAAATCGCACCTTGAGAGACACATGAAAATTCATAGCGGAGAGAAAGCTTGCAAATGCCATCAGTGCGGGAAGGGTTTCAACGATAAAGCAGACCTCATGAGACAcgtgagaattcacactggagagaaaccattcaTATGCCATCACTGTGCAAAGACTTTTACGGATAAAAGTAATCTTCAGACCCACttaagaattcacactggagagaagcCTTTTACGTGCctacagtgtggaaagagttttataaATTCAAGTAACCTTAAGAAACACATGttagttcacactggagagaaaccgtaTGCATGTAATCattgtgaaaagagttttacaaGTAATAATAACCTTCAGAAACACATGGTAAAGCATTACAATGTGAATTGACATTGTTGCAGTATTActaccagggcttgacattgaCTTTATTACTCATCAGCCTCAGtggttttccaaagttactagccactcagtATTTTCACTGGCCATTTTACCCTTGGGGTCTAGGTCCCATACCAGAAGACTTGGGAAGGGAACTACAGTAATCAATTCTGTTCATTGCATAGCCTGAAGGCCAAATTAAGggaataaattaatcaattcTGTTTTTCATTATTTGGCCCTTATTTGGCTCTTATTCAAAATATAATCAATGTTTCCGTAAGCAACTTTGTTGTGATATTttaatttctgtttttattcttattttaattgtttaatgCTTTGACTATACTAACAGAACAGGCATGCCAATAAAGTGCTTTAAATGTAATTGAAAGTAGGT
This genomic interval from Misgurnus anguillicaudatus chromosome 17, ASM2758022v2, whole genome shotgun sequence contains the following:
- the LOC129452369 gene encoding uncharacterized protein — protein: MGEKLENMRDSESCRMETERAEEQRDTMEVIKDSQDELKEVDKKHQRLKTKQKVSHKKTGAKMSFSCTECEKRFSKAGHLADHMKTHAEKKTFTCRLCGKGFAIKKVLERHMKIHSGEKPFTCHQCEKSFTEKGNLKRHMRTHTGEKPFTCQQCGKSFTNKSSQMMHMTIHTGEKPFTCHQCGKSFTREVNLKVHVKIHRGDIFTCHQCEKSFSSERYFKTHMRIHTGEKLPSCHQCGKNFADERYLKIHVRTHTVETPFVCHHCGKCCISESILRVHMRIHSAEKPFSCNQCEKSFKCKSSLETHIKTHTGEKPFACLQCGNSFADKGNLNKHMRIHTGEKPFKCHQCEKSFSDKGRLTRHLQVHTGEKHFTCRQCGKGFRDKSHLERHMKIHSGEKACKCHQCGKGFNDKADLMRHVRIHTGEKPFICHHCAKTFTDKSNLQTHLRIHTGEKPFTCLQCGKSFINSSNLKKHMLVHTGEKPYACNHCEKSFTSNNNLQKHMVKHYNVN